One window from the genome of Candidatus Didemnitutus sp. encodes:
- a CDS encoding CinA family protein, producing the protein MNIARAEQLKKLLAKKPRLKLAAAESLTGGNVQALITSVSGASDYFVGGVTAYTLDEKVRQLGVTRRHAKAVNCVSQQVAVEMAMGACQMFGADLAVATTGYAEPSAKHRIKHPMAWWALVHMQRGGKVAAVSGTVELLGASRLEAQQKIAESVVGMLVAYLESLGAAK; encoded by the coding sequence ATGAACATCGCCCGCGCGGAACAGCTGAAGAAATTGCTCGCGAAGAAACCCCGCCTGAAGCTCGCCGCGGCGGAGAGTCTCACCGGCGGCAACGTGCAGGCGCTGATCACGAGCGTGAGCGGGGCGTCGGACTATTTCGTGGGCGGCGTCACGGCCTACACGCTCGATGAAAAAGTGCGCCAGCTCGGCGTGACGCGGCGGCACGCGAAGGCGGTGAATTGCGTCTCGCAGCAGGTCGCCGTGGAGATGGCGATGGGCGCGTGTCAGATGTTCGGCGCCGACCTCGCGGTGGCGACGACCGGCTACGCGGAGCCGTCGGCCAAGCACCGCATCAAGCACCCGATGGCGTGGTGGGCGCTGGTGCACATGCAGCGCGGCGGCAAGGTGGCGGCGGTGTCCGGCACGGTGGAACTGCTCGGTGCGTCGCGACTCGAAGCGCAGCAGAAAATTGCCGAGTCGGTCGTCGGGATGCTGGTGGCGTATCTGGAGTCGCTCGGCGCGGCGAAGTGA
- a CDS encoding SET domain-containing protein-lysine N-methyltransferase: MRPRGLPRAPRAKLPVSLRLGRSRLHGVGVFARDFLPAGERLLEYVGERISKAEAARREKRRQARAATGAADVCVYIFELNHAFDLDGDVPGNPARRINHSCAPNCEAQSDGRRIWIVARRDIAPGEELTYDYGFALADARRHPCRCGAAECAGFIVARAQRWRLRAEAKKCR, from the coding sequence ATGAGGCCGCGCGGCCTGCCGCGCGCGCCGCGGGCGAAATTGCCGGTCTCGCTCCGGCTGGGCCGCTCGCGGCTGCATGGCGTCGGGGTGTTTGCGCGCGATTTTCTTCCCGCGGGCGAGAGGTTGCTCGAATACGTGGGCGAGCGCATCTCAAAGGCCGAGGCGGCGCGCCGCGAGAAGCGGCGGCAGGCTCGGGCGGCGACCGGCGCCGCGGACGTGTGCGTTTATATTTTCGAACTCAACCATGCCTTCGACCTCGATGGCGACGTGCCCGGCAACCCCGCGCGCCGCATCAACCATTCGTGCGCGCCGAATTGCGAGGCGCAGTCGGATGGCCGGCGCATCTGGATCGTGGCGCGCCGCGACATCGCGCCAGGCGAGGAGCTGACTTACGACTACGGCTTCGCCCTCGCTGACGCGCGCCGGCACCCGTGCCGCTGCGGCGCGGCGGAATGCGCGGGTTTCATCGTCGCGCGAGCGCAGCGGTGGCGGCTGCGCGCCGAAGCGAAAAAATGCCGCTGA
- the xth gene encoding exodeoxyribonuclease III, with amino-acid sequence MKLLSWNVNGVRAALGKGLLDWMGAAKADVICLQEVKATAGDVQGVAWPKGYELVWNAAQKKGYSGTALFAKTKPLSVTLGLGSAEHDAEGRAITAEFADCYVVGVYVPNAQPELARLDFRQAWDRALLAHAKKLEKKKPVLFCGDLNVAHEEIDLARPKENVGNPGFSDEERAGFRDYLAAGFVDTFRQFEKGSGHYSWWTYRANARANNVGWRIDYVMASAALSPRLKRAWIEADVHGSDHCPVGVELK; translated from the coding sequence ATGAAATTGCTTTCCTGGAACGTGAACGGCGTGCGCGCCGCGCTCGGCAAGGGCCTGCTCGACTGGATGGGCGCGGCGAAGGCCGACGTCATCTGCCTGCAGGAAGTGAAGGCCACCGCCGGCGACGTGCAGGGCGTCGCGTGGCCGAAGGGCTACGAGCTGGTCTGGAACGCCGCGCAGAAAAAGGGCTACAGCGGCACGGCGCTCTTCGCGAAGACGAAGCCGCTCTCCGTGACGCTCGGTCTCGGCTCCGCGGAGCACGACGCGGAAGGCCGCGCCATCACGGCGGAATTCGCCGACTGCTACGTCGTGGGCGTCTACGTGCCCAACGCGCAGCCGGAGCTCGCGCGCCTCGATTTCCGCCAGGCCTGGGACCGCGCGCTGCTGGCGCACGCGAAGAAACTGGAGAAGAAAAAGCCCGTGCTCTTCTGCGGCGACCTGAACGTCGCGCACGAGGAGATCGACCTCGCGCGGCCGAAGGAGAACGTGGGCAACCCGGGCTTTTCCGACGAGGAGCGCGCGGGCTTCCGCGACTATCTCGCGGCGGGCTTCGTCGACACGTTCCGGCAATTTGAAAAAGGCTCCGGCCACTACTCGTGGTGGACCTACCGGGCTAACGCGCGCGCGAACAACGTGGGCTGGCGCATCGACTACGTGATGGCGTCGGCCGCGCTCTCGCCGCGCCTGAAGCGCGCGTGGATCGAGGCCGACGTGCACGGCAGCGACCACTGTCCAGTGGGTGTGGAGCTGAAATGA
- a CDS encoding DUF167 domain-containing protein, giving the protein MAAPLPSAAPPSCTLEIKAVPNAPRSAVVGWLGDALKVKVHAPALEGRANEELCEFLADTLGVPRRAVTLLRGDKSRQKIVRIDGLDLAETKRRLKI; this is encoded by the coding sequence ATGGCCGCTCCCCTTCCCTCCGCTGCACCGCCGAGCTGCACGCTCGAAATCAAAGCCGTGCCCAACGCGCCGCGCAGCGCCGTCGTCGGCTGGCTCGGCGACGCGCTCAAGGTGAAAGTCCACGCGCCCGCCCTCGAAGGCCGCGCCAACGAGGAGCTCTGCGAATTCCTCGCCGACACCCTCGGCGTGCCGCGGCGCGCCGTGACACTCCTGCGTGGCGACAAGTCGCGCCAGAAGATCGTGCGCATCGACGGTCTCGACCTCGCCGAAACGAAGCGCCGCCTCAAGATCTGA
- a CDS encoding alkene reductase, with amino-acid sequence MQLFSPLRLGDVTVPNRIFMAPLTRVRADENHVASDLIVEHYRQRAAGGLLIAEATMVDPNARAFGLEPGIYSDAHAAGWKKVTDAVHAAGGRMALQLWHPGRATHQDLNHGQQPVSSSNKPIRDDVIHTPSGKQAYPAPRALRTDEIAHYVELFRQGAVRAKAAGFDFVEVHGAHGYLIDQFLRDGVNDRTDRYGGSLENRARFLFEVVDAVIGVLGAARVGVRISPLVGYNDMADSNAPALVEYVARGLQQRGVAFLHLRAAKHDAPAEVELAHIARKNFSGVLIRNGGYTRDAAEADLQAGLADAVAFGMPFIANPDLPARFAANAPLNSVDMATLYAPGPKGYTDYPTLASVR; translated from the coding sequence ATGCAACTATTTTCCCCTCTCCGCCTCGGTGACGTCACCGTGCCGAATCGCATTTTCATGGCGCCGCTCACGCGCGTGCGCGCCGACGAGAACCACGTCGCGTCCGACCTCATCGTCGAGCACTACCGCCAGCGCGCTGCTGGCGGTCTGCTCATTGCGGAGGCCACGATGGTCGATCCGAACGCGCGCGCGTTCGGGCTCGAGCCGGGCATCTACAGCGACGCGCATGCGGCGGGTTGGAAAAAAGTCACCGACGCAGTGCACGCGGCCGGCGGCCGCATGGCGTTGCAGCTCTGGCATCCGGGCCGTGCGACGCACCAGGACCTGAACCACGGACAGCAGCCGGTCTCGTCCTCGAACAAGCCGATCCGTGACGACGTGATCCACACGCCCAGCGGCAAGCAGGCGTATCCCGCGCCGCGCGCGCTGCGCACCGACGAGATTGCGCACTACGTGGAGCTGTTCCGCCAAGGCGCGGTGCGGGCGAAGGCGGCCGGGTTCGACTTCGTGGAAGTCCACGGCGCGCACGGCTACCTGATCGACCAATTCCTGCGCGACGGCGTGAACGACCGCACGGATCGCTACGGCGGCTCGCTGGAGAACCGCGCGCGGTTTCTCTTCGAGGTCGTCGACGCGGTCATCGGCGTGCTCGGCGCGGCGCGGGTCGGCGTGCGCATCTCGCCGCTCGTCGGCTACAACGACATGGCGGACAGCAACGCCCCGGCGCTCGTCGAATACGTCGCGCGCGGCTTGCAGCAGCGCGGCGTCGCGTTCCTGCACTTGCGCGCCGCGAAGCACGATGCGCCCGCCGAGGTCGAGCTCGCGCACATCGCGCGGAAAAATTTCTCGGGCGTGCTCATCCGCAATGGCGGCTACACGCGCGATGCCGCGGAGGCGGATTTGCAGGCCGGGCTCGCGGACGCGGTGGCGTTCGGGATGCCGTTCATCGCCAATCCGGATCTGCCGGCGCGTTTCGCGGCGAACGCGCCGCTCAACTCCGTCGACATGGCGACGCTCTACGCGCCGGGTCCGAAGGGTTACACCGATTATCCCACGCTGGCGTCCGTGCGCTGA
- a CDS encoding MATE family efflux transporter, whose product MTTPADIFRELRATLALAFPIVVGQVSQMLIGVTDNAFIGRVGRAELAAAAFTHGVFTTFYVVGIGLLLGAGVFAARDHGAGREAGCAAWLRHGRALALAVGGVAFVLLLGLSTQLHRFGQPAEVVAIVRPYFLLIGASFLPALFFQVQRQFCESLNQPWVPMAIMLADVGLNALLNWLLVFGHCGFPAMGLVGSGVATLFARTVAALAIYGWVQRAAAFASVRAAAESRWERARFVELLKLGVPAGGMLLFEGSAFATAALMMGWLGTVPLAAHQVALGCASLTFMFPLGLSTATSLRISQARGEGRHGAVRAIGFGSLATGAAVMGAFAMVFALAGPWITVAFTTATDVAALAARLLVVAAIFQLFDGVQVIGAGALRGLTDVRVPTLLTFVAYWVVALPLGYGLAFHATLGPVGVWTGLAFGLACAAVALGGRFHRLTAH is encoded by the coding sequence ATGACGACGCCGGCCGACATTTTCCGCGAGTTGCGCGCGACGCTCGCGCTGGCGTTCCCGATCGTGGTGGGGCAGGTGAGCCAGATGCTGATCGGCGTCACGGACAATGCGTTCATCGGGCGCGTGGGCCGGGCGGAGCTGGCGGCGGCGGCGTTCACGCACGGAGTGTTCACCACCTTTTATGTCGTGGGCATCGGCCTGCTGCTCGGCGCCGGCGTATTCGCGGCGCGCGATCACGGCGCGGGGCGCGAGGCGGGTTGCGCGGCGTGGCTGCGGCACGGGCGGGCACTGGCTTTGGCGGTCGGCGGGGTTGCGTTTGTCCTGCTGCTCGGTCTTTCGACGCAGCTTCACCGTTTCGGCCAGCCGGCCGAGGTGGTCGCGATCGTGCGGCCGTATTTTCTGCTCATCGGGGCGTCGTTCCTGCCGGCGCTGTTTTTCCAGGTGCAGCGGCAATTCTGCGAGTCGCTCAATCAGCCGTGGGTGCCGATGGCGATCATGCTCGCCGATGTGGGACTGAACGCGCTGCTGAACTGGCTGCTCGTGTTCGGGCACTGCGGGTTTCCCGCGATGGGGTTGGTCGGATCGGGCGTGGCGACGTTGTTCGCGCGCACGGTGGCGGCGTTGGCGATCTACGGATGGGTGCAGCGGGCCGCGGCGTTCGCGAGCGTGCGCGCGGCGGCGGAGAGCCGCTGGGAACGGGCGCGCTTCGTGGAACTGCTGAAACTCGGCGTGCCGGCGGGCGGGATGCTGTTGTTCGAAGGCAGCGCGTTCGCGACGGCCGCGTTGATGATGGGCTGGCTCGGCACGGTGCCGCTGGCGGCGCATCAGGTGGCGCTCGGCTGCGCGTCGCTGACGTTCATGTTCCCGCTCGGACTGTCGACGGCGACCAGCCTGCGCATCAGCCAGGCGCGCGGTGAAGGGCGGCACGGCGCGGTGCGCGCGATCGGCTTCGGCTCGCTCGCGACCGGGGCGGCGGTGATGGGGGCTTTCGCGATGGTTTTCGCGCTGGCCGGGCCGTGGATCACGGTGGCCTTCACCACCGCGACCGACGTGGCGGCGCTCGCGGCGCGGTTGCTCGTGGTCGCGGCGATTTTCCAGCTGTTCGATGGCGTGCAGGTCATCGGCGCCGGCGCGTTGCGCGGACTCACGGACGTGCGCGTGCCGACGTTGCTGACGTTCGTGGCGTATTGGGTCGTGGCGCTGCCGCTCGGCTACGGGCTGGCTTTCCACGCGACGCTCGGGCCGGTCGGCGTGTGGACGGGACTGGCGTTCGGATTGGCCTGCGCGGCGGTGGCGCTCGGCGGACGCTTCCACCGGCTCACGGCGCACTGA
- a CDS encoding EamA family transporter, whose product MSALALVLILAAATAHATWNLAAKRSGGGLPFVWGTGLLSFAFYAPAIVAYAQWRPLALPAGAWLVILGSGLIKTLYALMLQHAYRHGDFSLVYPLARGTGPLFSTVAAIFLFGERPSALALAGGAAIVASVFYLTGGARLLHSDRAHLRQGLLYGFVCGCCIAGYTVWDQRAVAHLHLAPPLYDAGTQLVMCAVLAPFALRRLPEVAAGWREHRREALTVAFLAPAAYILVLFAMTFTPVSYVAPAREISIVIGAFLGVHVLKEGDTRRRLLAAGGMVAGVIALALG is encoded by the coding sequence ATGTCCGCGCTCGCCCTCGTCCTCATCCTCGCCGCCGCCACCGCACACGCGACGTGGAACCTGGCCGCGAAGCGCTCCGGTGGCGGGCTGCCGTTCGTGTGGGGGACCGGCCTGCTGTCGTTCGCGTTCTACGCACCCGCCATCGTCGCCTACGCGCAATGGCGACCGCTCGCGCTGCCGGCCGGCGCGTGGCTCGTCATCCTCGGCAGCGGACTGATCAAGACGCTCTACGCGCTGATGCTGCAACACGCCTACCGGCACGGCGATTTCTCGCTCGTGTATCCGCTCGCGCGCGGCACCGGGCCGCTGTTCTCCACGGTTGCCGCCATCTTTCTTTTCGGCGAACGCCCCAGCGCGCTCGCGCTCGCCGGCGGCGCGGCGATCGTCGCCAGCGTTTTCTACCTGACCGGCGGCGCGCGGCTCCTGCACTCCGACCGCGCGCACCTGCGGCAAGGGTTGCTCTACGGCTTCGTCTGCGGCTGCTGCATCGCCGGCTACACGGTCTGGGATCAGCGCGCCGTCGCGCACCTGCATCTCGCCCCGCCGCTCTACGACGCCGGCACGCAGCTCGTGATGTGCGCGGTGCTCGCGCCGTTCGCGTTGCGACGATTGCCCGAGGTCGCCGCGGGCTGGCGCGAACACCGGCGCGAGGCGCTGACCGTCGCATTCCTCGCGCCCGCCGCCTACATCCTCGTCCTTTTCGCGATGACGTTCACGCCGGTCAGCTACGTCGCGCCCGCACGGGAAATCAGCATCGTCATCGGCGCATTCCTCGGCGTGCATGTGCTGAAGGAAGGTGACACCCGTCGCCGCCTTCTCGCCGCCGGCGGCATGGTCGCGGGCGTGATTGCTCTGGCGCTCGGGTGA
- a CDS encoding acyl-CoA dehydrogenase family protein, translated as MSTPTPEAVPKTEDPRSVIDMSKMNEGQRAALQVTEAARESHDDLSFVAHLFMGRWRPGKIFPVTEVDADEKARADKFLAELAAFLRAHVDPDAIDRTGEIPDDVLAGLARLGAYGIKVPQRYGGLGFSQTTYCRACQLIASHCVNTFAHLSIHQSVGVAQPVVLFGTEEQKQRFLPRVARGEISAFALTEGGVGSDPARMTTKATPTDDGEAFLLNGEKLWCSNGTRAGLLIVAAQTPPKLVDGKPRTQITTFVVEANTPGVEIVHRCQFMGHRAIYNGVLRFTDVRVPRANIVGGEGRGLKVALSTLNAGRLSIPAASIGTAKRCLQIAREWGKTRIQWGVPIGQHAAVAEKIRRIAAHAFAMEAMLVTTSRIVDRDKKADIRLEAAMCKMWGTEKAWACVDDLMQVRGGRGYETVESLLARGETPYPVERMMRDTRVTTIFEGSSEILRLFIMREALDPHLKIAGVALNSERPWGERLASAAQAAGFYAWWYPRQWLPIGGGAPDGMHPHLAAHFGEVAGISRRLARTLFHQMVKFGAKLEKRQVLLGRLADIGADAFAIAATCTYAQKLLGDGEPAEKILPLVDDFVAQARVRIRQNFDGIAHNADQHGYKLTQQILAGEHVWAERGIL; from the coding sequence ATGTCCACTCCCACCCCGGAAGCTGTTCCCAAAACCGAAGACCCGCGCTCCGTCATCGACATGTCGAAGATGAACGAGGGCCAGCGCGCCGCGCTCCAAGTCACCGAGGCTGCGCGCGAATCGCACGACGACCTGAGCTTCGTCGCGCACCTGTTCATGGGCCGCTGGCGGCCGGGGAAGATTTTCCCGGTCACCGAAGTGGACGCCGACGAGAAGGCGCGCGCGGACAAATTTCTCGCGGAACTCGCGGCCTTCCTCCGCGCGCACGTCGACCCCGATGCCATCGACCGCACCGGCGAGATTCCCGACGACGTCCTCGCCGGCCTCGCGCGCCTCGGCGCCTACGGCATCAAGGTCCCGCAGCGTTACGGCGGCCTCGGCTTCTCGCAGACGACCTACTGTCGCGCCTGCCAGCTGATCGCGAGCCATTGCGTGAACACCTTCGCGCACCTCTCGATTCACCAGAGCGTCGGCGTCGCGCAACCCGTGGTGCTCTTCGGCACAGAGGAACAGAAACAACGCTTTCTCCCGCGCGTCGCGCGTGGCGAGATCTCGGCCTTCGCGCTGACCGAGGGCGGCGTCGGCTCCGATCCGGCGCGCATGACGACCAAGGCCACGCCCACCGACGACGGCGAGGCCTTCCTCCTCAACGGCGAAAAACTCTGGTGCTCGAACGGCACGCGCGCCGGCCTGCTCATCGTCGCCGCGCAAACGCCGCCGAAGCTCGTCGACGGCAAGCCGCGCACGCAGATCACGACCTTCGTCGTCGAGGCGAACACCCCTGGCGTCGAGATCGTGCACCGCTGCCAGTTCATGGGCCACCGCGCGATCTACAACGGCGTGTTGCGCTTCACCGATGTCCGCGTGCCGCGCGCCAACATCGTCGGCGGCGAAGGCCGCGGTCTGAAGGTCGCGCTTTCCACGCTGAACGCCGGCCGTCTGTCCATTCCCGCAGCGAGTATCGGCACCGCGAAGCGCTGCCTGCAGATCGCACGCGAGTGGGGCAAGACGCGCATCCAATGGGGCGTGCCGATCGGGCAACACGCCGCCGTGGCGGAAAAGATCCGCCGCATCGCCGCCCACGCGTTCGCGATGGAGGCGATGCTCGTGACGACCTCGCGCATCGTCGATCGCGACAAGAAAGCCGATATCCGCCTCGAAGCCGCGATGTGCAAGATGTGGGGCACGGAAAAAGCCTGGGCCTGCGTCGACGATCTCATGCAGGTCCGCGGCGGCCGCGGCTACGAGACGGTCGAGTCGCTCCTCGCGCGCGGCGAGACGCCGTATCCGGTCGAGCGCATGATGCGCGACACGCGCGTCACGACGATCTTCGAGGGATCTTCGGAGATTCTCCGCCTCTTCATCATGCGCGAGGCGCTCGATCCGCACCTGAAGATCGCCGGCGTCGCGCTCAACTCCGAGCGTCCGTGGGGCGAGCGTCTCGCCAGCGCGGCACAGGCGGCTGGCTTCTACGCGTGGTGGTATCCGCGGCAATGGCTGCCCATCGGCGGCGGTGCGCCGGACGGCATGCATCCGCACCTCGCGGCGCATTTCGGCGAAGTCGCCGGCATCTCGCGCCGGCTGGCGCGCACGTTGTTTCACCAGATGGTGAAGTTCGGCGCGAAACTGGAAAAGCGACAGGTGTTGCTCGGGCGGCTGGCCGACATCGGCGCGGACGCGTTCGCCATCGCGGCGACGTGCACCTACGCGCAGAAGCTGCTCGGCGACGGCGAGCCGGCGGAGAAGATCCTGCCGCTCGTCGACGATTTCGTTGCCCAGGCGCGAGTCCGCATTCGGCAGAATTTCGACGGCATCGCGCACAACGCCGACCAGCACGGCTACAAGCTCACGCAACAGATCCTCGCCGGCGAACACGTCTGGGCCGAGCGCGGCATCCTGTGA
- a CDS encoding DUF2911 domain-containing protein, with the protein MKSKMLPLLAVGLALVGCLHAQTPAAPKLVLPQASPPATLKQQVGITDIEISYSRPGMKGRKIFGGLVPYGEVWRTGANTATKITFSTPVKFGGADVPAGTYELFTIPGEHEWTVIVHKNMSQWGSYAYDQKNDIVRVTAQATTLPTASETFWIGLNDIRDTSATLNLTWEKTRVTVPLVVDTVGLLAPQLEAAIKAQEKPNAMLLFSAAMFFYENDHNLPQALAWMNAATAARPGQMWMIYRKGLILEKMGDKAAAKAAAEESLALTEKEKPGELREEYTRLNQALIARVK; encoded by the coding sequence ATGAAATCCAAAATGCTCCCGCTCCTCGCCGTCGGTCTTGCGCTCGTCGGCTGTCTCCACGCCCAGACGCCCGCCGCGCCGAAGCTCGTCCTCCCGCAGGCCAGCCCGCCCGCCACGCTCAAGCAGCAGGTCGGCATCACCGACATCGAGATCAGCTACAGCCGCCCCGGCATGAAGGGCCGGAAAATCTTCGGCGGCCTCGTCCCCTACGGCGAGGTCTGGCGCACCGGCGCCAACACCGCGACCAAGATCACCTTCAGCACGCCCGTGAAGTTCGGCGGCGCCGACGTCCCGGCCGGCACCTACGAGCTCTTCACCATTCCCGGCGAACACGAGTGGACCGTCATCGTCCACAAGAACATGTCCCAATGGGGCTCCTACGCCTACGACCAGAAGAACGACATCGTGCGCGTGACCGCGCAAGCCACCACGCTGCCCACCGCGAGCGAGACGTTCTGGATCGGCCTCAACGACATCCGCGACACCTCTGCGACACTCAACCTCACCTGGGAAAAGACCCGCGTCACCGTCCCGCTCGTGGTCGACACCGTCGGCCTCCTCGCCCCGCAGCTCGAAGCCGCCATCAAAGCCCAGGAAAAGCCTAACGCCATGCTGCTCTTCTCGGCCGCGATGTTCTTCTACGAGAACGACCACAACCTGCCGCAAGCCCTCGCGTGGATGAACGCCGCCACCGCCGCCCGCCCCGGCCAGATGTGGATGATCTACCGCAAGGGCCTCATCCTCGAAAAAATGGGCGACAAGGCCGCCGCCAAGGCCGCCGCCGAGGAATCCCTCGCCCTCACCGAGAAGGAAAAGCCGGGCGAGCTCCGCGAGGAATACACGCGCCTCAACCAGGCGCTGATCGCTCGCGTCAAGTAA